One Rattus rattus isolate New Zealand chromosome 12, Rrattus_CSIRO_v1, whole genome shotgun sequence genomic window carries:
- the LOC116913753 gene encoding olfactory receptor 2T6-like, translating to MDGNKTFPSDFTFVGLFTHRASGFLFSVICAVFFLALVANGVMIFLIHVDPHLHTPMYFLLSHLSIIDMMYISTIVPKILIDYIVGKGIISFAACTAQYFLYMGFVGAEFFLLGLMAYDRYVAICNPLRYPVLMSRRVCWFILASSWFGGALDSFLLTPITMSLPFCASHKINHFFCEAPTMLRLACGDKAVYEMVMYICCVVMLLVPFSVVITSYAQILVTVHQIKSEEGRKKAFATCSSHVIVVTLFYGAALYTYMLPQAYHTPLKDKIFSAFYTILTPLLNPVIYSLRNRDVAGALKQVIARHRGTCGVERN from the coding sequence ATGGATGGAAACAAAACCTTCCCCAGTGACTTCACCTTTGTGGGGCTCTTTACTCACAGAGCCTCGGGATTCCTCTTCAGTGTTATTTGTGCCGTGTTCTTCCTGGCCTTAGTGGCCAATGGAGTCATGATCTTTCTCATTCACGTAGACCCTCATCTTCATACCCCCATGTATTTCctcctcagccacctctccatcaTCGACATGATGTATATTTCCACTATTGTACCTAAGATATTGATTGATTACATTGTAGGCAAAGGGATCATCTCTTTCGCTGCCTGTACAGCCCAGTACTTTCTATACATGGGCTTTGTAGGGGCCGAGTTCTTCCTGCTGGGACttatggcctatgaccgctacgTGGCCATCTGCAATCCTCTCCGTTACCCTGTCCTCATGAGTCGGAGGGTGTGCTGGTTTATTTTGGCCAGTTCTTGGTTCGGTGGGGCTTTGGACAGTTTCCTCCTCACACCCATCACCATGAGTCTCCCGTTCTGTGCGTCCCACAAGATCAACCACTTTTTCTGCGAGGCTCCTACGATGCTGAGGCTGGCCTGTGGTGACAAAGCCGTATATGAAATGGTGATGTACATCTGCTGTGTGGTGATGCTGTTGGTCCCCTTCTCTGTGGTGATCACGTCCTATGCCCAGATACTGGTCACAGTACATCAGATAAAGtctgaagaagggaggaagaaggccTTTGCCACCTGCTCATCACATGTGATTGTGGTAACGTTGTTTTATGGGGCTGCTTTGTACACCTATATGCTTCCCCAAGCCTATCACACCCCACTCAAGGACAAAATCTTCTCAGCCTTTTATACCATCCTCACCCCCTTGCTCAACCCTGTTATTTACAGTCTGAGGAACAGAGATGTGGCAGGGGCTTTGAAGCAGGTGATAGCAAGACACAGAGGGACCTGCGGTGTGGAAAGGAATTAA